The proteins below come from a single Flavobacteriales bacterium genomic window:
- a CDS encoding CofH family radical SAM protein, translating into MNTDQLLARALRREFLSAEEGQVLFEQVSTPELMFVANELRQESVPGNKVTWIIDRNTNTTNVCIANCKFCNFFRPPGHPEQYITDLETYRTKIQETFDYGGEQLLLQGGHHPDLGLDYYSKLFSDLKSMFPNLKLHALGPPEIAHIAKLEGASHTYVLEKLKESGLDSLPGAGAEILNDRVRRLISRGKCGGQEWLDVMRSAHQLYITTSATMMFGHIETVEERFEHLVWLQQVQSEKPEHAKGFIAFIPWPFQDDGTLLRKIRGVRNSVTDDEYVRTIAISRIMLPNIKNIQASWLTVGEQVAQMCLHAGANDFGSIMIEENVVSAAGAPHRFTSEGIQQAIREAGFEPQLRNQEYGYRELPENIVQQVIDY; encoded by the coding sequence TTACTGGCCCGAGCGCTGAGGCGCGAATTCCTCAGTGCAGAAGAAGGGCAGGTTTTGTTTGAGCAGGTGTCTACACCTGAATTGATGTTCGTGGCCAACGAACTGAGACAGGAATCGGTGCCGGGTAATAAGGTGACCTGGATTATCGACAGAAATACGAATACCACTAACGTTTGTATAGCCAATTGCAAGTTCTGCAACTTTTTTCGACCACCCGGTCATCCCGAACAATACATCACGGATCTCGAAACCTATCGAACGAAGATACAGGAGACCTTTGATTACGGTGGTGAGCAGCTCTTGCTTCAAGGTGGACACCATCCTGATCTGGGGCTCGATTATTATTCTAAGCTGTTTAGCGACCTTAAATCGATGTTCCCGAATTTAAAGCTTCACGCCCTCGGTCCACCCGAAATCGCGCACATTGCCAAACTCGAAGGGGCTTCCCATACGTATGTATTAGAGAAACTTAAGGAATCGGGTCTGGATAGTTTGCCGGGAGCGGGAGCAGAGATCTTGAATGACCGAGTTCGTCGATTGATCTCAAGAGGAAAGTGTGGAGGCCAAGAGTGGCTCGATGTGATGCGCAGCGCGCATCAATTGTACATTACTACTTCGGCTACCATGATGTTCGGACACATCGAGACGGTCGAAGAGCGTTTTGAACACTTGGTTTGGTTACAGCAGGTACAGAGCGAAAAGCCGGAGCACGCAAAGGGCTTCATAGCATTCATACCGTGGCCATTCCAGGACGACGGAACGTTGTTGCGAAAGATTCGCGGTGTGCGAAATTCGGTAACTGATGATGAATATGTGCGCACGATCGCCATTAGCAGAATCATGTTGCCAAATATTAAGAACATTCAGGCTTCTTGGCTCACCGTTGGCGAGCAAGTGGCTCAGATGTGTTTACACGCAGGAGCCAACGATTTCGGTTCGATTATGATCGAAGAGAATGTGGTTTCAGCGGCCGGAGCACCTCACCGTTTTACATCGGAAGGTATTCAACAGGCCATTCGAGAGGCCGGATTTGAACCCCAATTGAGGAATCAGGAATACGGGTATCGCGAGCTGCCCGAAAATATTGTGCAACAAGTTATTGACTATTAA
- a CDS encoding gliding motility-associated C-terminal domain-containing protein, with protein sequence MKKLLSFVTLLLWSTAAVFATHNRAGEITYKHIAGLQYQFVLVTYTKDSAPADRPDLIVFWGDGTSDTLQRSNGGGNGQPIGNDTKRNVYIGTHTYPAPGTYTVTMEDPNRNRDVVNILNSIHTPFAISATLAVNPNLGFNNSPDLLYPPIDNGCVNVPFIHNPTAVDTVDEADSLSYALIPCAGANGDPIPHPQWTLPSASNSISIDSVSGDFYWDSPVQAGEYNIAIEISEHRQDTNGNWSIVGRMVRDMQIDIAGCDNNPPEIEPLDDICVEAGDNVLFPVVATDSDANGVTLSAFGGPFVVDDPAEFPDNLQGQGQVTGIFEWQTSCLHVRKQPWQVVFRAEDIGTFPSLVDLETMNITVVGPAPDNPTATPNGNAIDLSWDASACTRASGYDIYRKNQFYGFVPDDCETGVPGYTGYQKIGSTNGLNSTTYFDNNNGVGLTKGNQYCYMIVAKYPDRAESYASVEVCAELLRDQPLITNATVDVTDVANGRIEVRWVKPIEIDSVQYPGPYAYRVNRAVGTNGNSFIEIATLNDIEDTSYVDSGIDTETTGYRYRIDFFQNNGGTLEPISKSDPASSVFINLVPTDQAIIVNWSVNVPWINAEYVIYRRDPGATTFDSVGVSSTNNYLDGALENNRTYCYYVETRGAYSGSGLPTPLINLSQGVCGAPIDATPPCPPNFRVERNCDENFNQLNWGFPDEECGIDAIEYELYYTPVEGGEFELLATIIDPADSSYIHNGLLSIAGCYAVVVVDSFMNVSEFSNVVCVDNCPAYELPNVFTPNGDLENDLVVPISNKYVESVEATIYNRWGSIVYQTNDININWDGTHMTSGEPVPEGVYYYVVRINEVRLTGLEVREITGFIHLFRD encoded by the coding sequence ATGAAAAAACTACTCTCCTTTGTCACCTTGCTGCTGTGGTCGACCGCCGCAGTATTCGCTACGCACAATCGTGCCGGGGAGATTACGTATAAACATATCGCGGGTTTACAGTACCAATTCGTTCTGGTGACCTATACGAAGGATTCGGCACCGGCTGACCGGCCCGACCTGATCGTTTTCTGGGGCGATGGTACCAGTGACACTCTACAGAGAAGTAATGGCGGTGGTAATGGCCAACCCATTGGGAACGATACCAAGCGAAACGTGTACATCGGTACGCATACCTACCCGGCGCCGGGAACGTATACCGTTACCATGGAAGACCCTAACCGGAATCGAGATGTCGTGAACATCCTCAATTCGATCCACACTCCTTTCGCGATCAGCGCCACGTTGGCGGTTAACCCGAACCTGGGATTCAATAATTCACCGGACCTGTTGTATCCTCCGATCGATAACGGATGTGTGAATGTACCTTTCATTCATAATCCGACCGCTGTCGATACCGTTGACGAGGCCGACAGCCTGAGTTATGCGCTCATTCCTTGCGCGGGAGCCAATGGAGATCCGATTCCACATCCACAGTGGACCCTTCCATCGGCCAGCAACAGCATTAGCATCGATTCCGTTTCGGGCGATTTTTATTGGGACTCACCCGTTCAGGCCGGAGAGTATAACATTGCGATCGAAATTTCGGAGCATCGTCAAGATACTAATGGGAACTGGTCCATTGTGGGGCGTATGGTCCGCGATATGCAGATCGACATTGCGGGCTGTGATAATAATCCGCCCGAGATCGAGCCACTCGATGATATTTGTGTAGAGGCCGGAGACAATGTGCTCTTCCCGGTCGTGGCGACAGATTCCGATGCCAATGGGGTGACCTTGAGTGCGTTTGGAGGTCCTTTTGTGGTCGATGATCCGGCAGAATTCCCCGATAACCTGCAAGGTCAAGGCCAAGTGACCGGCATATTTGAATGGCAAACCAGTTGCCTCCATGTTCGCAAGCAACCATGGCAAGTGGTGTTCAGAGCGGAAGATATTGGAACCTTCCCGTCACTGGTCGACCTAGAAACGATGAACATAACCGTCGTTGGACCCGCACCTGATAACCCAACAGCAACTCCGAATGGAAATGCGATTGATCTGAGTTGGGACGCATCAGCTTGTACCCGGGCCAGTGGCTACGATATTTACCGCAAGAATCAGTTTTACGGATTCGTACCGGACGATTGTGAAACCGGAGTTCCGGGTTATACCGGATATCAAAAGATCGGCTCTACGAATGGTTTGAACTCTACCACTTACTTCGATAATAATAACGGGGTTGGGTTGACCAAGGGTAATCAATATTGCTACATGATCGTGGCGAAGTATCCGGACAGAGCGGAAAGTTACGCTTCTGTCGAGGTTTGTGCTGAACTCCTGCGCGACCAGCCGCTGATAACGAACGCAACGGTCGATGTCACCGACGTTGCCAATGGCCGGATCGAAGTCCGTTGGGTAAAACCGATAGAGATCGATTCAGTGCAGTATCCCGGCCCGTACGCATATCGAGTAAATCGTGCCGTAGGCACAAATGGCAATAGTTTCATTGAGATCGCAACCTTGAACGACATCGAGGATACTTCGTACGTCGATTCGGGGATTGATACCGAGACCACGGGATATCGATATCGAATCGATTTCTTCCAGAATAACGGAGGTACTTTGGAGCCCATTTCGAAGAGTGATCCGGCATCGAGTGTGTTCATTAACTTGGTTCCGACCGATCAGGCGATCATTGTGAATTGGTCGGTGAATGTTCCCTGGATCAATGCAGAGTACGTCATTTACAGGCGCGATCCCGGAGCAACGACATTTGATTCGGTCGGAGTGAGTTCGACGAATAATTATTTGGACGGAGCTCTTGAGAATAACCGCACCTACTGCTATTACGTAGAGACAAGGGGAGCTTATTCCGGTTCGGGACTTCCTACGCCGCTGATCAATCTCTCTCAGGGAGTCTGCGGGGCTCCAATTGATGCTACGCCTCCTTGTCCTCCGAATTTTCGGGTCGAGCGAAATTGCGATGAGAATTTTAATCAGTTGAATTGGGGATTCCCTGATGAGGAGTGCGGAATTGATGCGATCGAATACGAGTTGTATTACACGCCTGTCGAGGGCGGGGAATTTGAGTTGTTGGCCACAATAATCGATCCGGCCGATTCATCTTACATCCACAATGGACTACTGAGCATCGCGGGTTGCTATGCCGTAGTTGTCGTCGACTCATTCATGAACGTGAGTGAGTTCTCCAATGTGGTTTGTGTGGACAACTGCCCCGCTTATGAACTTCCGAACGTCTTTACGCCGAATGGTGATTTGGAGAACGACCTCGTAGTTCCGATCAGCAATAAGTACGTAGAGAGTGTTGAGGCCACCATTTACAATCGTTGGGGAAGTATCGTGTATCAAACCAATGATATCAATATCAATTGGGATGGAACCCACATGACCTCTGGTGAGCCGGTTCCTGAAGGAGTATACTATTATGTGGTTCGGATAAATGAAGTGCGCCTCACGGGTCTTGAAGTCCGCGAGATCACAGGCTTCATTCACTTGTTCCGAGATTGA
- a CDS encoding gliding motility-associated C-terminal domain-containing protein, which translates to MKKILLAFAFGFSWSYGYSLNITIISPAQDTTICEGDTVFLECVSAFLLNDFNNGTIGIGWSSTQANPVFTNPCGPGPNGPHLWVGTTPSSIRTLVTNTYDLIAEGACYIEFWMRYGLVPGTGPCEDPDQPDEGVHLQYSTNNGLAWTDFPGPNSEPIGNLNTAPPFITTVPGSGGYWQPYPTLAQQQMSTLYHWNLYRCPIPNAAVTTATSFRWAQLETSNQGWDAWGIDEVVIGCEPFNLFWSTGATTTHDTVTPTQNTTYWVQVADSNGTVVYDTVNVFVNPRPALGPDITIPCGDSTFVITIDRPINCNSISADGSDFRMSLPNGNPLPVIGAQGVNCQNGQTTQIAITTLFPMGSNGVYTFWSKLGNDQNSLTSECGSLPEFDTLLVNIYNCYQVDIDLKNVTVVNDDHTKVEWGISTDTILSYLANLFTEYQVFRSLNPTGPYAPAPGGIINTFNTTSWEDLSLTSTDVNTNSYNYYVKIVYDGGLSQQSDSIASILLDCIDNSDTLLLDLTWSDYWGLPNPEYYVQIQGSNGTWSTVDTTTSTSTTIEKPYDADDYTVRIQTEYTDTGGVYISESNYCEFTVYQREARLKMPNVFTPGGLFPYYNAVTKNDSTANLVEFQGQIFNRWGYMVYEWDDWENQSSGWSGEGHPEGTYYYFVKAVGEEGEELEVKGHLMLIRND; encoded by the coding sequence TTGAAAAAGATTCTATTAGCATTTGCTTTCGGATTTTCTTGGTCATATGGATACAGCCTGAACATTACTATCATTTCTCCTGCCCAGGATACGACCATTTGTGAAGGTGATACGGTATTTCTTGAGTGTGTCTCTGCCTTCCTTTTGAATGACTTCAACAACGGTACCATCGGTATCGGCTGGAGCTCCACTCAGGCCAATCCGGTATTTACGAATCCATGTGGCCCCGGACCAAACGGTCCTCACCTGTGGGTAGGAACAACGCCTTCTTCAATTCGTACGTTGGTCACGAATACGTATGACCTTATCGCGGAAGGGGCATGTTATATTGAATTTTGGATGAGGTACGGACTCGTGCCCGGTACCGGACCTTGCGAGGACCCCGATCAACCTGACGAGGGGGTTCACCTGCAGTATTCAACCAACAACGGTCTCGCGTGGACCGACTTTCCCGGTCCTAACTCAGAGCCAATCGGAAACCTCAACACAGCACCGCCTTTCATTACTACTGTTCCGGGTTCTGGAGGATACTGGCAACCTTATCCTACTTTAGCTCAGCAACAAATGAGCACGTTGTATCACTGGAACCTCTACCGCTGTCCTATTCCGAATGCCGCCGTGACAACGGCAACCTCGTTCCGTTGGGCGCAATTGGAAACGAGTAACCAAGGATGGGACGCGTGGGGAATCGATGAGGTGGTTATTGGTTGTGAACCTTTTAACCTGTTTTGGAGCACCGGTGCAACCACGACGCATGATACGGTAACCCCAACTCAAAACACAACCTATTGGGTTCAAGTTGCTGACTCGAATGGAACAGTCGTATACGACACCGTGAATGTATTCGTAAATCCACGCCCAGCTCTTGGTCCTGACATTACGATCCCTTGTGGTGATAGCACTTTCGTGATTACGATCGATCGTCCGATCAATTGTAACTCTATTTCAGCCGACGGATCGGATTTCCGTATGTCGCTTCCTAATGGAAACCCGCTTCCGGTGATTGGAGCACAGGGTGTGAACTGCCAGAATGGCCAAACGACTCAAATTGCCATTACTACCCTATTCCCAATGGGCTCGAACGGAGTTTATACCTTCTGGTCAAAATTGGGTAACGATCAAAACTCTTTGACGTCTGAATGTGGATCACTACCCGAATTTGACACCTTACTCGTTAACATCTACAACTGTTACCAAGTCGATATTGACCTCAAGAACGTAACGGTCGTAAACGATGATCATACGAAGGTCGAGTGGGGTATTTCAACGGATACGATCCTAAGCTATTTGGCCAACTTGTTTACTGAATACCAGGTCTTCCGCTCATTGAACCCTACGGGGCCTTACGCTCCTGCTCCGGGTGGAATCATCAATACCTTCAATACGACTTCTTGGGAAGATTTGAGTTTAACGTCGACCGATGTAAACACCAATTCCTATAATTACTATGTAAAAATCGTCTACGACGGAGGTCTTTCTCAACAGAGCGATTCGATCGCGAGTATCTTACTGGACTGCATCGATAACTCGGACACCTTGTTGCTCGACCTTACTTGGAGCGACTATTGGGGTTTGCCCAATCCAGAGTATTATGTCCAGATCCAAGGTTCTAATGGAACATGGAGTACAGTTGATACCACCACTTCGACTTCAACCACCATTGAAAAACCTTACGATGCTGATGACTATACGGTTCGAATCCAAACGGAGTATACCGACACTGGTGGTGTCTATATCAGCGAATCGAACTACTGCGAATTCACCGTTTACCAACGTGAGGCTCGCTTGAAGATGCCAAACGTATTTACTCCTGGAGGTCTATTCCCGTACTACAATGCGGTTACTAAAAATGATTCAACTGCTAATTTGGTTGAGTTTCAAGGTCAGATCTTCAACCGTTGGGGATATATGGTTTACGAATGGGACGACTGGGAAAACCAAAGCTCCGGATGGAGTGGTGAAGGTCATCCAGAAGGAACCTATTACTATTTTGTGAAAGCAGTAGGTGAAGAAGGCGAAGAGCTTGAAGTGAAAGGTCACTTGATGCTTATCAGAAACGATTAA